The genome window ACTGGAGGCGGTCCACGTCGCAGGCAACTCGCTTGGCGGCTGGGTCGGGGTCGGGCTCGCGCGGCGAGGCCGCGCCCGCAGCCTCACACTGTTCTCTCCGGCCGGATGCTGGGGCCCGCAGGAACGAGCGTCCGCGGTGGCGCTGCTGGCGAGGATCGTTCAGGCGACCCGGAAGGGGCGCGACCTTCTCGACACGAATGTCAATGATCCGGACTTCCGCCGAATGGGGCTGTCCGCGAACGCGGTCCACGGCGACCGCGTGACCCCGGCCGAGTTCCTCGAGATCGCCGACGACGTGATTGGCTGCGAGATGGCAGACGACATGACCACGTTCGGCGAAGCCATGGGCTCGGCGCATAACCTGGACGTGCCGATCACGCTGGTGTGGTCGGCCCAGGATCGAATCTTCCCGATCGACGTACACCTGCCCATCGCGCGGTCACTGCTGCCCCAGGCCGACGTGATCGTGCTCGACGATGTCGGACACGTACCGATGTTCGACGACCCGGCACTGGTCGGTCGGATCATCCTGGAGCGCACCGCCGCTGGCTGACCGCCTGGACGGCGATGGGGTGCACCACAGAACGGTGCCGACGGTCATCACGGTGAGGACGGTGGATGCCGCAGGGAGCCCGAAAGGCTCGGGAGCGAGCGCGGGATGCAGTCCACGAGATTCCGTATCGAGGTCGTCCTCGGGGCCTCCGCCGTAGTCCGCCATGCGCGTCCGTCACAGCAGGTCTCACGCGCATATCCACGGTTCCCGTGCGGGTCGAGAGCAGTCATGATCGCGCACCGAGACGATCCGAGAAGACTACTCGTATCCGCCGATCGATCTGATCGGGTCGCTCGGAACGATCGGGTCACGCGATATAGCACGTCCATCCGCACGCTCGAGATCGTGGATGTGTGGGGCGCCCGTTGCTGCTACCTCGACAACGATGTGGTGGTCGCCGGGCCGACGGATGGGTGTCGAACGGTTCGGCACGTGCATCTCGATGCTGCGAGCCAGCCACGCCGCGGGCAAGTAGCCCCACCGGATGTGGCGTACACGGCCCGTCGGAGTCAGGTTCTCGCGGGGTCAGCCCATGCGGACGACAACATGTGGCTCTGCGGCCCGGACCGTCGTCCGGCAACTCCTACGTCCAATGCAGTGGGGGAGATCATGCCAGGAGAGTTATTCACAAAGCATGGTCCGGGCTCAAGCGCCAAGCCCAACGGCACGTCCTTGCCTAGGGTCCGGGACTGGGCGTTCGTCCCTCGGTGTGCTGGCGGGTCTCTGCGACCGTGGTGGCGGATGATCCGCGGCAGAATGGGGAAACTGCGGGATGGTGCTTCGCGGCAGAGGAGAACCGGGGTGGGATCTGTACGTGCGGCCGACAGCCCAAGGAGAGCATGGCTTGCAACCGGAGGTGGGGCGGCCGTCGGAGCAGGCGTCGCCGGAGTCTTGGGGTTGCTCTCGGTGATCCCTTGGCCGGAGCTGTTCAGTCTGGATGCCAATCCGGGGAACGCGGTTGTCATGGACCCGGGACTGCAGGTCGTCCTGGTCGGCCACTACATGATCCTCGTTGCGGGTGGCGCGCTCGGATTGGTCGCGGCGGTCATACTCGTCGTCGCGCTGCGAGGTTGGGCCACTGTACGGATCGGTGCCCTCATGCTCGCCGGAGGGTCGGCTGCCTTCACGTACGCAGCCGCGGTGCGAGCCATCGACCTGACCGTCAACGACGGCCGAGCGAGCGAAGATGTCGAGGTGGTGGTGTGGGGCGGCGGGGCTGTACTGCTGGTCGGGGTCGTGGCCCTGACCCTGGCGCTGCGACGACAGGGCGGGAAGGGTTTCCTGCTTCTTGGTCTCGGCGCTCCGCTCCTGGTCGCTGCTGGCATCGCCACATTCGTCCTGGTGGGCCCGGACTTCTATCCAGAGATCTGGGGCGTCACCTTCCCTCCGCCGACCGACTATCTCCTCGCGATCTGGTTCATCGGGCTCGGCCGAGTCATGCGTACCAAGTTGCAGCAACGACCCGGCCCCGCCGTCGTGTAGCTCCGTTGTGGGCCCCGCAGACGCGCGCGTAGGCGACCCGGCGCCCCGAGCGCCCACCGTGCTCGGAATCGTCAGCCGATGACCAGTCGGCCATGTGGCGCTGCCCTGACCTGAGCGGTGAAAGGATGCCGGAACCGAGCGTGCGGACGATGCCTGCTCAAGGGGCCGGACCCGCCAGGTTGACCAGCTCGTATCCCGCCGCTTCTCGTCGACCTCGATTGGGGTGCACCACGGGCGATATCAGCCGTCCTCTCGCTTGAAGGTTGCGATCACCTCGATCTGACCGACGATGTTGTCGTTGAGTTCCTCGAGGTCCTCGGCCGGGACCCATAACTCACGGTGCTCGCGGCCACCGACCTGCTGGGGCTCATAGCGTTCGATGAACTCCCGACGAACCTCGAACCGTGTGACGTACCCGACACCAGAGGCTTTCG of Actinomycetota bacterium contains these proteins:
- a CDS encoding alpha/beta fold hydrolase, which produces MLSSERCWRHVVDHLSPHRDTVALTMLGHRGGTPVTRRPVVEDDLLDDVEQHLDALGLEAVHVAGNSLGGWVGVGLARRGRARSLTLFSPAGCWGPQERASAVALLARIVQATRKGRDLLDTNVNDPDFRRMGLSANAVHGDRVTPAEFLEIADDVIGCEMADDMTTFGEAMGSAHNLDVPITLVWSAQDRIFPIDVHLPIARSLLPQADVIVLDDVGHVPMFDDPALVGRIILERTAAG